A genomic region of Pseudochaenichthys georgianus chromosome 12, fPseGeo1.2, whole genome shotgun sequence contains the following coding sequences:
- the fam78ab gene encoding protein FAM78A isoform X1, protein MRISSSPDLWTLLWIVLLFNAMGCIQSIRCKPKSFRESISVLEVNTSIDPNPTSIDESSSVVLRYRTPHFRALARVLVPPVAGKETWTIGWIQACNHMEFYNTYGNKGMSSWELPDLRDGKIQAISDSDGVNYPWYGNTTETCTVVGPTKKDSKFTVSMNDNFYPSVTWGVPVSDSNVPQLTSIRRDQSFTTWLVAVNQATSETLVLQTIRWRMRLHIRVDPEKPLGHRAALNEPVTQEQPQILGKNEPILSNAMVKPNANDAQVLMWRPKNGDPMVVIPPKY, encoded by the exons ATGCGTATTTCTTCTTCTCCAGACCTCTGGACGTTGTTGTGGATTGTGTTGCTATTTAATGCAATGGGCTGTATCCAGAGTATCAGGTGTAAGCCCAAGAGTTTCCGAGAGAGTATCAGCGTCCTGGAGGTGAACACTTCCATCGACCCCAACCCCACCAGCATCGACGAGTCATCCAGCGTGGTCCTGCGCTACCGGACACCGCACTTCCGAGCACTTGCTCGGGTCCTAGTGCCGCCAGTAGCCGGTAAAGAGACATGGACCATCGGCTGGATCCAAGCCTGTAACCACATGGAGTTCTACAATACGTATGGAAACAAAGGGAT GTCAAGTTGGGAGCTCCCCGACCTGCGAGATGGCAAAATCCAGGCTATCAGCGACTCGGATGGGGTGAACTACCCGTGGTACGGCAACACCACGGAGACCTGCACTGTGGTGGGCCCCACCAAGAAGGACAGCAAGTTCACTGTTAGTATGAATGACAATTTCTACCCCAGCGTGACCTGGGGTGTGCCCGTCAGCGACAGCAACGTGCCTCAGCTCACCAGCATCCGCCGCGACCAGAGCTTCACCACCTGGCTTGTGGCCGTTAACCAAGCCACCTCAGAGACCCTCGTCCTGCAGACCATCCGCTGGAGGATGCGGCTTCACATCCGAGTGGACCCGGAGAAGCCTCTGGGTCACAGGGCTGCTCTGAACGAGCCCGTGACCCAGGAACAGCCTCAGATCCTGGGCAAGAATGAGCCCATCCTCTCCAACGCCATGGTCAAGCCCAACGCCAACGACGCCCAGGTGCTGATGTGGCGGCCAAAGAATGGTGACCCCATGGTGGTCATCCCACCCAAATACTGA
- the fam78ab gene encoding protein FAM78A isoform X2, which yields MGCIQSIRCKPKSFRESISVLEVNTSIDPNPTSIDESSSVVLRYRTPHFRALARVLVPPVAGKETWTIGWIQACNHMEFYNTYGNKGMSSWELPDLRDGKIQAISDSDGVNYPWYGNTTETCTVVGPTKKDSKFTVSMNDNFYPSVTWGVPVSDSNVPQLTSIRRDQSFTTWLVAVNQATSETLVLQTIRWRMRLHIRVDPEKPLGHRAALNEPVTQEQPQILGKNEPILSNAMVKPNANDAQVLMWRPKNGDPMVVIPPKY from the exons ATGGGCTGTATCCAGAGTATCAGGTGTAAGCCCAAGAGTTTCCGAGAGAGTATCAGCGTCCTGGAGGTGAACACTTCCATCGACCCCAACCCCACCAGCATCGACGAGTCATCCAGCGTGGTCCTGCGCTACCGGACACCGCACTTCCGAGCACTTGCTCGGGTCCTAGTGCCGCCAGTAGCCGGTAAAGAGACATGGACCATCGGCTGGATCCAAGCCTGTAACCACATGGAGTTCTACAATACGTATGGAAACAAAGGGAT GTCAAGTTGGGAGCTCCCCGACCTGCGAGATGGCAAAATCCAGGCTATCAGCGACTCGGATGGGGTGAACTACCCGTGGTACGGCAACACCACGGAGACCTGCACTGTGGTGGGCCCCACCAAGAAGGACAGCAAGTTCACTGTTAGTATGAATGACAATTTCTACCCCAGCGTGACCTGGGGTGTGCCCGTCAGCGACAGCAACGTGCCTCAGCTCACCAGCATCCGCCGCGACCAGAGCTTCACCACCTGGCTTGTGGCCGTTAACCAAGCCACCTCAGAGACCCTCGTCCTGCAGACCATCCGCTGGAGGATGCGGCTTCACATCCGAGTGGACCCGGAGAAGCCTCTGGGTCACAGGGCTGCTCTGAACGAGCCCGTGACCCAGGAACAGCCTCAGATCCTGGGCAAGAATGAGCCCATCCTCTCCAACGCCATGGTCAAGCCCAACGCCAACGACGCCCAGGTGCTGATGTGGCGGCCAAAGAATGGTGACCCCATGGTGGTCATCCCACCCAAATACTGA